Sequence from the Thermococcus sp. CX2 genome:
GGTACCTATGGAGCCCCACGAGTTCAAGCTCACCGAGGAAGGAATAAAGGCTGTTCTGCCCCCTCTCGAGGCGGAGATAATGGAACACATGTGGAAGGTTAAAGTCGCCACGGCTGGCCAAGTCTATGAGTACATGAAGGAGAAGCACCCTGACATAAGACGCTCCACCATAAGCATCCTCATGAACCGCCTCTGCGAGCGCGGTCTCCTTAAGAGGAGTGTTGAGAAGGGAAGGGGGGGTATGAGATACGTCTACTCAATAACCACTACGAGGGAAGAGTTCGAGGAAAAAGTGGTGAAAAGCATTCTCGACGCCCTCATGACGAACTTCAGGGAGGCAACGTACGCTTACCTCTCCAAAATTAAGAAGTGATGAAAGATGCTCTTCATCATCATATCCCTTGAGGTCCTGCTGGCAGTCATAGCCTTAAAGGAACTGGGCCTCAAGATAGCGCTGGCAGCGTTCGGCATCATATTCGCCTTCTACCTCTGGGTCTCGACCCACGACATCAGGGGCAACTATATCACCCTTGAGAGGAACGAGATCCCATGGCTCTACGATGGCATAGCCGAGATGGCAAAGAAGGCAAAGCTCTCAATGCCAAGGGTGTACATCCTCGATGACTACATACCCAACGCATACTCCTTCAAGGACACCATAGTCCTATCCCTTGGGCTGTTTGAGGTTCTCGACCAAGACGAAATTCTCGCGGTTGCCGCTCATGAGCTCGGCCACATAAAGAATGGCGACACCAAGACCTTCCCGCTCATAGCTTATGGAAGGTACCTGATGATAGTCTTCACAGCAATCTTGATCCTGCTTGCCCACAGCACGGGGGTGACGATAGCCGCGCTGGGTCTTTACGTCCTCTACGAGGTCACCCGTGCCGATTTCCTCAAAAAGAGGGAGTTCCAGGCAGACGAGACGGCACTCAGGTTGCTGGATATCCCAATGAGTCTGAAGCGCGCCCTCGAGGAGCTAAAGTACTACGAAGATCTTAGAATAGGGGTCAGACATACCTCTCTGCCGAGCATCGAGCCTGCTATAGAGAGAAAGCAAAGGGTAACGCTTATAGACACCCACCCGAGCTACGATGAGAGGATATTCAGAATTCTCGCCGAGATAAACGGCAACATGTTCAACAAGCGTATATAGTGATGGGCTATGGGGGTTGAAATATTCCTCGACAGGGAAAAGGCGGAGCGCATAAAGCAAATCAGGCCGACCAAGGACGAGTACTTCATGCTAATAGCGAAGCTCGTGAGCCTTAGAGCGACCTGTCCGAGGCTCCGCGTTGGCGCTGTTGCAGTTAAAGACGGGTACATCCTTGCGACAGGCTACAACGGCGCCCCCAGGGGCATGGAGCACTGCATAGATGTCGGCTGCCTCATAGTTGGCGGCCACTGCCACAGAGCGGTTCATGCCGAGCAGAACGTCATAGCGATGGCTGCCAGAAAGGGCATAAGCCTCGAGGGGGCAACGCTCTACGTCACCCACTTCCCCTGCGACACCTGCTTTAAGTTAGTCATCAACGCCGGAATCAAGGAGATAGTCTACGAGGAGATGTATCCCAACGAGGCCACGGAAATTCTCCTGAGGGAAGCGCAGGAAAAGGGAATTGTCAAAATAAGACAGTTCAAGCTCCCGAAGGAGCGCGTCAGGCTCTTCCTAGAGGAGCTCTTTGGGGAGTTCGTGGAGGATTAAAGCTTCTCCTCTATTTTCTCCAACCTCTTGTTCATTTCCTCAAGCTCTATGGCGAGTTTCCTGGTGAGTTCCGTTATCTCACGCTCGGTCTTGTCAACGGCTAGGTAGACCCTGAATATGAGGATGTATCCTAGGCCGATGCCTATAACGAAGAGGGCGTCAAAACCCCTTCCAAGGCCAAGGATGCGCTTTATCTCGTTGGCTATCTCCACGGGAAATATCGCGACTATCAGGAGGCCAAGCAAGAGTGCCTCCCAGAAGAGAAAGTCTTCCCACTCAAACTCCCTGCGCCCGTACCTGCCGAGCACATAGACCATCGAAGCCAGGACAACAACTATCGTTATGTACTGAATCGCGTACATACCCATCACCTCAGTTTGTCAAACAGCAGGTTAAGAGCTATCTTAACTCCCTCCAAAATGTTCGTACCCTTCTTCATGGAGTACTCGGTATAGACGGCCTTTATGGGAACCTCCACAATCCTGCAGCCGTTCTTCGAGACCTCTATGATTATCTCGCTCGAAACCGCATAGCGGTCGCAGGTTATCGTTATTTTTGACGCACACTCACGGTTGAAGCACCTAAGCCCGCTCTGGCTGTCGCTGACGTACTTCCTCGCGAAGACCGCGGTTATGGCGTCGAGAACGAAGTTGCCGAAGCGCTTGACAAAGGGCATCTGACTTGTATCGCCCTTGAGCCTTGAACCCACCGCAAAGTCCGCTTTGCCTTCAGCGACTGGCTTCATGACGCGAAGGGCGTCACTAACAAGATGCTGGCCGTCGGCGTCGAAAGTCAGGATTAACCTCGCGCCCCTTCTGAGAGCGTATTTAATGCCCGTACCTAATGCCCCCCCGAGTCCGCGGTTGACGAGATGAGTGAGCACGTGGACATTCTTTGAGCGGGCTATCTCGGCAGTCCTGTCCCTGCTACCGTCGTTGACGACGACTATCTCCTCTGCCCGGAAGTAGCGCAAAAGGTCGTCGAGAACCGCACTGATGGTTTTTTCTTCGTTGTAGGCCGGAACCACGACGTAGGTGCTCAATATGTTCTCCAGCAGTCGAGGGAGCTCTTTAATCGTCTCAACCTCGAAGCTCGGCTCTGCCTCGACGCTGAAGCTCATCCTTCCGGCGTCGTGGTCAGTTATCATAACGCTCAGGGCACCGAGCTCATTAGCGGGGATTACATCGTAACCGTGATCCCCAACGACGAGAACCTTCGTTGGCTCGACGCCGAAGGCTTCAATTATTCCCCTGAGCTGACCGGAGTTGGGCTTCAGATCCTCGGGAGGAACGTCGTCTCGGGTGGAGATGAGGGAAAAGTAATCCCTAATACCGTGCATCTCAAGAGCCTTTAGAGTGGCCTCACGGGAGCTTCTAGTCATTATGGCCAAAGGAATGTTTTTGCCCTTAAGAAGCTCCAGAACATCCATGACTCCCTCGAAGAGAAAGCTCTTCTCCATCCGCTCCACTTCAAGCTCAACCATTATTGAGTAGAGCTCCTCAAAGCTCCTCCCGGTTTCCCTCGCTATCCTGTGGAGATTCTCGTACATTGGGGTTAGATCCCCTATTATCTCCTTTGGGATACCCATCTGGAGCAATCTTGATTTCAGTTCCTCCTTCACCTCAGAGAAGGGCTTTGGGGCCCCTATTAGCGTTCCGTCCAGATCAAAGACCACCAGCCTTATGTCCATAGCTTCCACCGAAGGATTTATTTTTAGGCAGCCGTAACACCTGTGGGTGTGCTTAGTATGATGTGGGCCGCTCCTCTTATAGGTTTAACCCTAACTCTCATCCTCACGCCGTACGTTGCCAGGAGAATGAAGAAGGCGGGGATAACCGGACGGGATATCCACAAACCCGACCAGCCAGACGTGGCCGAGATGGGGGGAATCGCCATCCTTCTGGCGCTTCCTGTGGCGCTCTCGCCCTTCATGAACGAAGAGCTCGCAATGGCCTTAGTGGTTTTCCTTCTCTTCGGGATCGTTGGAGTTATAGATGACCTGACGAACCTCAGACAGCTCCACAAGGTAATCTTCTCGCTCTTCGTCTCTATCCCCGTCATGTTCCTTGGGGTTTCATCGGAGGTGGACGTCTTCGGCTTTTCGCTCAATCTCGGGGTTCTTTATCCAATCTTCACGGTGCTCTTCGTAACCGGTTCCGCGAACCTTGTGAACATGCTCGCCGGCTTCAACGGGCTCGAGATTGGCGCCTCGGCGGTAGCGCTCTTCTTCCTAGCCCTAATAACCGAGGGAAACGCTAGACTGCTCGCACTGGCTGGAATGGGTGCTGCCCTTGGCTTCCTGTGGTGGAACAGATACCCCTCAAGAGTCTTTCCCGGGGATACTGGAACACTAAGCGTCGGGGCTCTCATAGGATTAATAGGAATTATAGGGAAAGTCGAGGCCTACGCAGCGGTACTCCTCATACCCCATTTCCTAGACTTCATCATAAAAGCTATGGGGGTGCGTTTTGGAGTCCGCAGGCGCGGAAGAACGACCGTCCTCCCCGATGGGACCCTTCAGGCTCCCCCGTATCCAAGCTTTTTGGGGATGATAATGAGAAAAGTCAAAGTAACAGAGCCAAAGCTGGTCGCTATAGTATGGTTCATTGAGGCTATTCTTGGTCTTCTCGTCTTGGTTTTTCGTCTATCACTTTAACCATGCCAAAGCCATACCTCGTTTTCTCTCCAAAGCCATTTTCGTAGCCAAAGCGAGCTATTTCAAGGGAACCGCGGTAGCGGAATATCATCAGAGAGCCGCGGTAGTAGGTATCCTTGACGAGTATCCTAACGGGCTTGAACTTGACGACATCTATTGTGAAATCTTTGTTCTCAGGCATCGCCCCCATTATGGCCGAATAGCGCATCAGCATAACCTTCCTGAGCTTCTCGAAGAAGGCCTCCTCATTTGGATAAAGATCCCATATCTTCATCTTGTTACTGCTCAACTTGACCGTCCTGACCATGATTGGGCTGAGGGTCGAAAAAAAGGCTTCATTCTTTATTTTGGGCTCTTTAAGCACCTTTATATCATCAGCTATGAAGGCAGCATCTCCTAGTTGAAGAATGGGACTGTCAATGAAACCCTCGACCACTGCTTTTATGATTTCATTCGATGAAGAGGATATGTAGAGTGAGACATCATCTGAGAGGACTCTTATTCCCTTGTCAGGTATCAGCTCGCGCTTTCTCACCATTATGCGGGAGAAGGTGAAATAGTCAACATGACTGACCTCGACCTCACGAGCAAGCTCGGGAGAAACAACTGCCATTTTTTCGATGAGCTGAGCATAAACATCATAGTTGTAGTTGAACGGAAGAACAGTGCCTTCTTCAGCGGGCCTGAACTTTATCTCAACCCTCATTACATCACCCCGCGGTATAACCTACCACTAACAAAATTAACGCTTAAAGTTAATAAGAATTTCGTAGAGAAGTTCCTGCATATCGTTTTGAATCACCATCCAATCAAAAAGTATATGAAATGGTACATCCAATATAGCCCCATAATGGATAGAGTTAAAAAGGCTCTTCTACACAATTGAACCCGGAGAGAGGTGAAACTTATGAGTGTTGAAGACGTTGAGATTAAACCCTCAGAGGAGTACGATGACTACGTCATGTATCTCAAGCGCAGGATTAGGCAGCTTGAGCTCCAGGTGAGAACGCTTGAGGCCGACAAGGAGAGACTGGAGAGGGAGCTTTCACGCTTACGTATGGAGATGTCGAGGTTAAGGCAGCCTCCTGCCTTCGCGGGGACGCTGATAGAGCTCCTCGACGAGGACAGGGCAATAGTCCAGAACTACAACGGACCCCGCTTCGTCGTTAGAATCGCTCCGTGGGTGGAGCGGGAAAACCTGAAGCCTGGAGCGAGAGTTGCCCTTGACCAGAGGACAATGGCCATCGTAGAGCTCCTTCCAAGCCAGAAGGATCCAAGCGTTCTCGGCTTCGAGGTCATCGAAAGGCCAACGGTCAGCTACAAGGACGTAGGCGGCCTCGAGAAGCAGCTCCAGGAGCTGAGGGAGGCTGTAGAACTCCCGCTCAAGCATCCGGAGCTCTTCGAAAAGGTCGGAATAGAGCCACCTAAGGGCGTTCTCCTCTACGGCCCGCCGGGATGTGGAAAGACCCTCCTAGCAAAGGCCCTTGCCCACGAGGTCAACGCGACCTTCATCCGCGTTGTCGGAAGCGAGTTAGTGAGAAAGTTCATTGGAGAGGGTGCAAGGCTTGTCCACGAGCTCTTCGAGCTGGCCAAGGAGAAGGCTCCAACTATAATATTCATCGACGAAATAGATGCCATTGGAGCAAAAAGGATGGACGAGACCACCGGTGGCGAGAGGGAGGTCAACAGGACTCTCATGCAGCTCCTTGCAGAAATGGACGGCTTCGATCCGAGGGGCAACGTCAAGATCATTGCAGCGACCAACAGGCCAGACATCCTTGACCCAGCACTGCTCAGACCAGGAAGATTCGACAGGCTCATAGAGGTTCCGTTGCCAGACTTCAAGGGCAGGCTCGAGATACTCAAGGTGCACACGAGGAAAATGAACCTCAAGGACGTTAGCCTTAGGACAATCGCGGAGATGACCGAAGGGGCGAGCGGTGCAGACCTGAAAGCCATAGTCACTGAAGCGGGAATGTTCGCCATAAGGGACAGGCGCGAGTACGTTACTCAGGAGGACTTCCTCAAAGCTATCGAGAAGGTCTTTGGCTCGGAGCAGAGGCTCGCCCAGCAGATAGCCATGCACGAGGTCATGTACGGCTGACGCCGCTTTCTTCCATTTTCTCCAGTTTTCCTTCCACTTTGATTATCGCCCAAGCGAGAAGATACATGATCGGGATCGAAAGAAAAGCATTCTCATAGCCGAAACTATCGATTAACAGGCCAAGGAGATAAGGACCCACCGTCGCTCCAAAGAAGCCGACCATGTTAACAAAACCCATCACTGAGCCCAGGTTCGCCCCACTGGCCTTTTCGGATGTGTAAGCGGTGACTATCGCCCCCACAGAGTAGAAACTCAGCCCGAGAGGAAGTACAACCCATGGAGATGCCGTAATGGCTAGGATGAAGGTTAAGAGGGCGTTGAGACCGAACACTATTGCAATACTCCTCTTTCCAACTCTGTCGTAGAGCCCACCACCAAAAAGTGAGCCGGCTATCCCAACAACAGACAGCAAGGAAAAGAATAGTGAGGCTGTCTCAAGCGAAACACCAGAGTTTATGAGGAATGAGACGAGAAATGTGAGCAGGCCAAAGAAAGCCGCGAGGACTATAAAGTTCGCCACACTGAGAAGGAAGACGTTCTTGGGGATAGAGAAACTGACCTTGCTCGGCCTTGAGACTTCACCCCTAATAGCGAAAGCCAGGGCGAGACCGACGGCGAGGCTCATAGCCGAGAGGACAAGGAACGCATAGCGCCACTCCAGGTTAATGGCTATAGGAACGACTATCAGGGGTGCCATGCCGCTCCCGATGGGTGGGCCCACCATAAAGACTCCCAAGGCAGACCCCTTCCTCTCGCGGTAGACCTCACTTATCAAAGCTGTAGCTGGGGCGTAGTAGAGGCCTGAGAAGAGACCGTAGACCGCCCTAACCGCGAGAAGTTCCCAGTAATGCCTGGCAAAGATTATGAGTGCGGACGAGACCGAGTAGCCGATTATGCTTATCACGAGGAGGCGTTTCCTCCCGATTCTGTCACCTATGTAACCGGCCGGAACTTGGATGAGGGCATAGGGAAGGAGCAGGGAGGTCATCAGAAGGCCAGCCTCGGCGTTGTTTATCCCTAATTCTCCTTTTATCATTGGTATGAGGGGTGGAATCGCCATTCTGTGCGCGTAGTTGAATATCCAGCCAAGGGATAGAAGGAGCAGGAGCCTTCGGCGCATGGTTTCGATAAAGAACTGAGCGCTTAAAAGATTGTCGGCAGATTGCCCACTCAATGGACGGAAATGCCGACTAACGTTTATAAAGTCCTGTTCCCGAGCGATTTTAGGGAGAAGAGATGGTAAGCAAACTGTTGGCACTTGAGGCTTATCCGAACCTGCGAGACCTGGACTTCCGCATACTCAGAGGGGTAGAGCTAAACATGCGCCACCACAAGTGGGTGCCGCTCGAGGACGTGGCAAGGTTCGCTAGGGTTGATGTCGAAACTGCATCCTTCCGCCTCGGAAAGCTCGACAACTGGGGGCTGGTGAGGAGAAGGAGCGACATAGGTTACATCGGCTACCAGCTCACGATCCACGGCTACGATGCCCTAGCCATCAGAACTTTTTCAAAGAGGGGAGTTATCGAGGCCATCAGCACAACGCAGA
This genomic interval carries:
- a CDS encoding BlaI/MecI/CopY family transcriptional regulator codes for the protein MEPHEFKLTEEGIKAVLPPLEAEIMEHMWKVKVATAGQVYEYMKEKHPDIRRSTISILMNRLCERGLLKRSVEKGRGGMRYVYSITTTREEFEEKVVKSILDALMTNFREATYAYLSKIKK
- a CDS encoding M48 family metallopeptidase; the protein is MLFIIISLEVLLAVIALKELGLKIALAAFGIIFAFYLWVSTHDIRGNYITLERNEIPWLYDGIAEMAKKAKLSMPRVYILDDYIPNAYSFKDTIVLSLGLFEVLDQDEILAVAAHELGHIKNGDTKTFPLIAYGRYLMIVFTAILILLAHSTGVTIAALGLYVLYEVTRADFLKKREFQADETALRLLDIPMSLKRALEELKYYEDLRIGVRHTSLPSIEPAIERKQRVTLIDTHPSYDERIFRILAEINGNMFNKRI
- a CDS encoding cytidine/deoxycytidylate deaminase family protein, translated to MGVEIFLDREKAERIKQIRPTKDEYFMLIAKLVSLRATCPRLRVGAVAVKDGYILATGYNGAPRGMEHCIDVGCLIVGGHCHRAVHAEQNVIAMAARKGISLEGATLYVTHFPCDTCFKLVINAGIKEIVYEEMYPNEATEILLREAQEKGIVKIRQFKLPKERVRLFLEELFGEFVED
- a CDS encoding DUF2304 domain-containing protein — encoded protein: MYAIQYITIVVVLASMVYVLGRYGRREFEWEDFLFWEALLLGLLIVAIFPVEIANEIKRILGLGRGFDALFVIGIGLGYILIFRVYLAVDKTEREITELTRKLAIELEEMNKRLEKIEEKL
- a CDS encoding glycosyltransferase, giving the protein MDIRLVVFDLDGTLIGAPKPFSEVKEELKSRLLQMGIPKEIIGDLTPMYENLHRIARETGRSFEELYSIMVELEVERMEKSFLFEGVMDVLELLKGKNIPLAIMTRSSREATLKALEMHGIRDYFSLISTRDDVPPEDLKPNSGQLRGIIEAFGVEPTKVLVVGDHGYDVIPANELGALSVMITDHDAGRMSFSVEAEPSFEVETIKELPRLLENILSTYVVVPAYNEEKTISAVLDDLLRYFRAEEIVVVNDGSRDRTAEIARSKNVHVLTHLVNRGLGGALGTGIKYALRRGARLILTFDADGQHLVSDALRVMKPVAEGKADFAVGSRLKGDTSQMPFVKRFGNFVLDAITAVFARKYVSDSQSGLRCFNRECASKITITCDRYAVSSEIIIEVSKNGCRIVEVPIKAVYTEYSMKKGTNILEGVKIALNLLFDKLR
- a CDS encoding glycosyltransferase 4 family protein, whose translation is MMWAAPLIGLTLTLILTPYVARRMKKAGITGRDIHKPDQPDVAEMGGIAILLALPVALSPFMNEELAMALVVFLLFGIVGVIDDLTNLRQLHKVIFSLFVSIPVMFLGVSSEVDVFGFSLNLGVLYPIFTVLFVTGSANLVNMLAGFNGLEIGASAVALFFLALITEGNARLLALAGMGAALGFLWWNRYPSRVFPGDTGTLSVGALIGLIGIIGKVEAYAAVLLIPHFLDFIIKAMGVRFGVRRRGRTTVLPDGTLQAPPYPSFLGMIMRKVKVTEPKLVAIVWFIEAILGLLVLVFRLSL
- the cas6 gene encoding CRISPR-associated endoribonuclease Cas6 gives rise to the protein MRVEIKFRPAEEGTVLPFNYNYDVYAQLIEKMAVVSPELAREVEVSHVDYFTFSRIMVRKRELIPDKGIRVLSDDVSLYISSSSNEIIKAVVEGFIDSPILQLGDAAFIADDIKVLKEPKIKNEAFFSTLSPIMVRTVKLSSNKMKIWDLYPNEEAFFEKLRKVMLMRYSAIMGAMPENKDFTIDVVKFKPVRILVKDTYYRGSLMIFRYRGSLEIARFGYENGFGEKTRYGFGMVKVIDEKPRREDQE
- a CDS encoding proteasome-activating nucleotidase codes for the protein MSVEDVEIKPSEEYDDYVMYLKRRIRQLELQVRTLEADKERLERELSRLRMEMSRLRQPPAFAGTLIELLDEDRAIVQNYNGPRFVVRIAPWVERENLKPGARVALDQRTMAIVELLPSQKDPSVLGFEVIERPTVSYKDVGGLEKQLQELREAVELPLKHPELFEKVGIEPPKGVLLYGPPGCGKTLLAKALAHEVNATFIRVVGSELVRKFIGEGARLVHELFELAKEKAPTIIFIDEIDAIGAKRMDETTGGEREVNRTLMQLLAEMDGFDPRGNVKIIAATNRPDILDPALLRPGRFDRLIEVPLPDFKGRLEILKVHTRKMNLKDVSLRTIAEMTEGASGADLKAIVTEAGMFAIRDRREYVTQEDFLKAIEKVFGSEQRLAQQIAMHEVMYG
- a CDS encoding MFS transporter, giving the protein MRRRLLLLLSLGWIFNYAHRMAIPPLIPMIKGELGINNAEAGLLMTSLLLPYALIQVPAGYIGDRIGRKRLLVISIIGYSVSSALIIFARHYWELLAVRAVYGLFSGLYYAPATALISEVYRERKGSALGVFMVGPPIGSGMAPLIVVPIAINLEWRYAFLVLSAMSLAVGLALAFAIRGEVSRPSKVSFSIPKNVFLLSVANFIVLAAFFGLLTFLVSFLINSGVSLETASLFFSLLSVVGIAGSLFGGGLYDRVGKRSIAIVFGLNALLTFILAITASPWVVLPLGLSFYSVGAIVTAYTSEKASGANLGSVMGFVNMVGFFGATVGPYLLGLLIDSFGYENAFLSIPIMYLLAWAIIKVEGKLEKMEESGVSRT